The following nucleotide sequence is from Streptomyces brevispora.
CCACCAGGCACGTTCCAGCCGGTCACGGGCCAGCGCCGCCGCGCCGACCGCCGTGACGGCCCCGCCGATCAGCACCGAACGCCGGCTGATGCCGCTGCCCGTCGCCCCGGCGGACCCCTTGGCGCCCGCCGTGCCCTTGGTCCCCATGTGATCGACAACGCATATCCATGAGCGTTCGGTTCCCGGCGCCCCGTACCCTGGTGGAGCTATGACTCAGACTTCCCAGCGCCCCCTCCGTGTACTCGCCGCCATGTCGGGCGGTGTCGACTCCGCCGTCGCCGCGGCCCGCGCCGCCGAGGCGGGCCACGACGTGACCGGTGTCCACCTCGCCCTCTCCGCGAATCCGCAGTCCTTCCGGACCGGAGCCCGAGGCTGTTGCACGATCGAGGACTCCCGCGACGCCCGCCGCGCCGCGGACGTCATCGGCATCCCCTTCTACGTCTGGGACCTGGCGGAACGCTTCCGCGAGGACGTCGTGGAGGACTTCGTCGCCGAGTACGAGGCGGGGCGCACCCCCAACCCGTGCCTGCGCTGCAACGAGAAGATCAAGTTCGCCGCGCTGCTCGACAAGGCCCTCGCCCTGGGCTTCGACGCCGTCTGCACCGGCCACTACGCCACCGTCGTCCTCGGCGATGACGGCAACCGCGAGCTGCACCGGGCATCCGACATGGCCAAGGACCAGAGCTATGTGCTGGGCGTCCTGGACGAGCGCCAGCTCGCCCACGCGATGTTCCCGCTCGGCGACACCCTCACCACGAAGGACGAGATCCGCGCCGAGGCCGAGCGCCGCAATCTCGCCGTCGCCAAGAAGCCCGACAGCCACGACATCTGCTTCATCGCCGACGGCGACACCCAGGGCTTCCTGGCGGGCCGTCTCGGCGGCACCGCCGAGGGCGACATCCTCGACGAGTCCGGCACGAAGCTCGGTACCCACGAGGGTGCCTTCGGCTTCACCATCGGTCAGCGCAAGGGGCTGCGTATCGGCCACCCCGCCGCCGACGGCAAGCCGCGCTACGTCCTGGACATCTCCCCGGTGAACAACACGGTCACCGTCGGGCCCGTCGAGGCTCTCGACGTGACCGCCCTGACCGCGATCAGGCCCCGTTGGTGCGGTACACCGCCGGCCGGTCCCGGCGCGTACACCGCCCAGCTCCGCGCCCACGGCGGTGAGACCGAGGTGACGGCCGAGCTGCTCGACGGGACGCTCCACGTCGCGTTCGCCGAGCCGGTACGGGGCGTGGCCCCGGGCCAGGCGGTCGTGCTGTACGACGGGACCCGGGTGGTCGGCTCCGCGACGATCGCGACGACGGTGCGGAGTACCGAAGCAGCCGTCAGCTGACGGACAGGGCTGCCACAGGCCTCGCGGTGGTCATGGGCTGGGCCGGTCCTCCTGCTGCCAGTGGCCCGGGGCCGGCGCAGGCCGTGCGGCCGAGTGAGGAACGCACGAGGAGATCCGGGAGATCCATGCCACGTCCCGTGGTGCTTCTGGCGTCCCGCGCGTGCACGCCGAGCTGCGGCGTACGGGCCGGCCGGTCAACCGCAAGAAATACCAACGGAACATGCGCGAGCGCGACCTCCGCGGGGTCACCGGTCGCAAACGCCGCAACCTCACTGAGGCCGACAGCAAGGCCGCCCCGTCCCCCCGACGTGATCGGACGCGACTTCACCGCCGATGAGCCGGGGCGAGAGCTGGTCGGCGCCATGACATGCCTCTCCCCGTCGAGCGGAGATCGGCACCACCGTCCGGGAATCCCGCGCGGACGCACGTGACGACGTCTTCCGCTTCATCGAGATCGAGTACAACCGCACCGGACTCCGCAAGCACCCCGAGTTCGGGTACCTCGCCCCACTCGAAACGCGGCGCCTGCCGCAACCAGACCTGACCCCCGCAGCGTCACCACCCGCTGTCCACGTTCAGGGGGCACTTCAGACATCGCCCCGGCCCTCGGATCGTACTGCGGTCTCTTCGAGCAGCACGGCCACTTCGCGTGGCGCCGGTCCCCCTGAGCGGTACGGACGTCACGCCCGGCGGTGAGCCCCCTCAAAATAGCGCCACCCCTTCGAGGCAGCGCGCGGTGAGAACCGCGCCACCTGACGGCGGAGGGTGTCCCGGCTGTCGCCCGCGGGGGCCATCCGCTCTCCATGCCGGGCTGTCCGGCACCCCAAGTTCCCTGCCAATACGACCGTTTGACGTCTCTATGCCCTACTCGACTGACAACGCAAGGTCAAAAATTTTCGTTTCCTATCTGGTCGAACGAGTCTGATTGATGGCACGCTCTGGACGGCTCGCCGCGCGTAGTTCGTACAGCGGAGCGAGTGCTTCTTGGCATGCGCACCTCAGCACCAGCGGGCGGCGGCCCCACCCATGGCCGTCGCTACCCCACGCAGGCTGCCCACCCGGCGGCCGAACCCTCTTGGAGACTGAGTGAGACTCGTAGCTTCCCCTCTCCGCAGCATCGCCCCCCGCAAGAACACCATGCGCGTCGCGGCCCTCGTGGCCTCCGCCGCCATGGTGGTCGTCGGAGTTCAGTCGGGGCCGGCCAGTGCTCAGCCCGACGCCGCTCGGGACAGTGGCGCGACAGCTGTGGCGTTCACCCCCAGTCAGCGTGCCGAGGCCATCAAGGACGCGCAGGCGGACACCACGAGCGAGGCCAAGTCCCTTGCTCTCGGAAGCCAGGAGAAGCTGGTTGTCCGGGACGTCATCAAGGACACCGACGGCACGGTTCACACCCGGTACGAGCGGACCTACGCGGGCTTGCCCGTCCTCGGCGGCGACCTTGTCGTCCACGAGACGGCTGCCGGAAAGAGCACTGTGACCAAGGCGGTCTCGGCCCGGATATCCGTGGCCACCACCGACGCCGAGGTCACCGCGACCGTCGCGAAGTCGACCGCCCTGAAGGCCGCTTCGGCCGAGAAGACCGCAAAGGCCGCGGCGGAAGACGCGCCCCGCAAGGTGATCTGGGCGGCCTCCGGCACGCCCGTGCTCGCCTGGGAGACCGTGGTCAGGGGCGTCCAGCCCGACGGTACGCCGAGCGAGCTCCACGTCGTCACCGACGCCGCCACCGGCAAGGAGCTGTTCAAGGACGAGGCCATCGAGACCGGTACCGGCACCGGGACCTACAGCGGATCGGTGACGCTCGGCACCACCAAGAGCGGCACCACGTACAACCTCACCGACGGCACCCGCGGCAGCCACAAGACGTACGACCTGAACCAGGGCACCTCGGGCACCGGCACGCTCTTCACCGACGCCGACGACATCTGGTCCGGCGGCCGCCAGAGCGCCGCCGTGGATGTCCACTACGGCGCCGCGGTGACCTGGGACTTCTACAAGAACGTCGTCGGCCGTAACGGCATCAAGAACAACGGTGTCGCGTCCTACTCCCGCGCCCACTACGGCAACAACTATGTCAACGCGTTCTGGAGCGACAGCTGCTTCTGCATGACGTACGGCGACGGCTCGGGCAACACCCACCCGCTGACCTCGCTCGACGTGGCCGCGCACGAGATGAGTCACGGCCTCACGGCCGCGACGGCCAAGCTCAACTACAGCGGTGAGTCCGGCGGTCTGAACGAGGCGACCTCCGACATCTTCGGCGCCGCGGTCGAGTTCTACGCGAACAACCCGAGCGACCCGGGCGACTACCTCATCGGCGAGAAGATCAACATCAACGGCAACGGCACGCCGCTGCGCTACATGGACAAGCCGAGCAAGGACGGGGGCTCGAAGGACTACTGGTCCTCGACCCTGGGCAACCTCGATGTCCACTACTCCTCGGGTCCCGCCAACCACTTCTTCTACCTGCTGTCCGAGGGCAGTGGCGCGAAGACCATCAACGGGGTGAGCTACAACAGCCCCACGTACAGCGGATCCGCGGTGACCGGCATCGGTCGGGACAAGGCCATCCAGATCTGGTACAAGGCGCTCACCACATACATGACGTCCACCACCAACTACGCGAAGGCGCGCACCGCGACGCTGAGCGCGGCGGGCGCCCTGTACGGAACGTCGAGCGCCGAGTACAAGGCGGTCGGTGCCGCCTGGACCGCCATCAACGTGGCCTGATCCACACGATCCGGCCCGACTGACGGACCGTCCACGAGGGCACGGGCCCGCGCGCTCCACGCGCGGGCCCGTGCCCTGTTCCGTGGACCGCGAGACCGCTTTCCCGGCCGGGCCGGGCCGCCCGCCCGCACCACCGGTACCCCGCGCGGTAACGTCCGACCCCTGTACGGGCGTGGCCGCGCGGAGCGTTTTCGGGCCCCCCTCAGGTCGCCTGGCCCACGTACACGTTCCGGGTGAAGAACTCCGCCAGCACCGGAGCGATCACCTGCGGCGCCGGCTCCCGCGTCTGGCCCGTCAGTGTGCGGTGGCGGCCCCGGGGGAGGGTGTCCGCCAGCAGCCGCGTCGCCGCCCGGGAGGAGGCCGGGCTGAAGCCGCCGCTGACCACCAGGGTCCGTGCCGTGACGGAGGCGAACCGCTCGACGGGCACCGTGCCGTCGCCGAGCAGCGCGTCGTCGTACGCCAGGGTGTGCGCCACGGACTCCAGGCTCCGCCACAGCGGCGCACTCCGCATCCTGGCGATCAGGTCGTCCGGGACGCCCGTCACGGACAGGAACAGCTCCACCGCCCCGTCCCGGTTCCCGGCGGACAGCAGCCGGTGCAGCCGGGCCGTGCCGTCGGCCTTGGACCGCAGGCCGGTGATGCAGGAGGTGTACGGCGGCTCGCACACCGCGAGCAGGTCGACGGGGAGCCCGGCGGCCTGCGCCTCCAGGGCCAGCGCGCCGCCGGCCCCGACGCCGAACACCGAGGGCCGGCCGCCCACCGCCGCGGCGACCGCGGCCAGGTCCTCGATCTCGCGCTCCACCGCGTACGGCGCGCTGTCACCGCTGGCGCCCCGGCCACGCCTGTCGTACGTGACGACCTGGAAGCGCGGCGCGAGCAGACGTGCCAGCGGTGCCTCGGTCGCGGCCGTGCCCAGGGCGCCGCCCACCAGGATCACCGGCGGTCCTTCACCCCGGCACCGGTACGCGATCAGGGTGCCGTCACGGGAGAGAGTCTTGTCCATGTGACGGTGGACTCCGGGGGCCCCGGAAACTCATCGCCGGACGCGAAGAAGTTTTGAACTTTCTCATCGCCGCGGCCCGGAAGGGGTACTGACGGTCCGTCGGCGGTCAGGACGGGACGGCCTCGGCGTCGTAGAAGCAGAAGTGGTCCCTGATCGCGGCGACTTCCGGCTTCGGCTCCGGGTACGCCCAGACCAGATCCGCCGCGTCCGGCCGCGACCAGTAGGAGGCGTCCCCCTTGAACGGGCAGTGGGTTCGGGTGTCCGACGCCGTCAGCAGCTCGGTCCGGACATCCTCGGGCGGCAGGTAGTAGCGGACCGGACAGCCCGTCTCGCGCAGGACGAGCGGGCGCCGGCTCTCGGCGAGCAGCAGGCCGTCGCGGACCACGCGCACGTGCTCGGTGCCGGGCTCGACGGTGATGTGGTGTCCTCGGGTGGCAGTCATGTGTTTCTCAGCGGTGCCGCACGCCCGTTTCTTCCCCGGCGGCGCGGCAGGCCCGTTTCTTCTTCCCCGGCGGCGTGGCACTGCCGTTTTCGTGCCCGGCGGAGGGGCTGTCGGTGGCGGGTTCTACCGTGGAGGCCATGAAGATCTGCGTATTCCTCTCCGCCGCCGACCTCGACGAGCGCTACACCGGGCCCGCCCGCGAATTCGCCGAACTGCTCGGCCGCGGCGGTCACACCCTGGTCTGGGGCGGCTCGGAGAGCGGGCTGATGAAGGTCGTGGCCGACGGGGTGCAGGAGTCGGGCGGGAAGCTGGTCGGGGTGTCGGTGGACTTCCTGGCCGCGAAGGCGCGTACCAACGCCGACGAGATGGTGATCGCGCGCGATCTCGCCGAGCGCAAGGCACTCCTGCTGGAGAAGGCCGACGCCGTCGTGATCATGGTGGGCGGCACCGGCACGCTCGACGAGGCCACCGAGATCCTGGAGCTCAAGAAGCACGGCAGGCACACCAAGCCGGTCGTGCTGCTCAACACGGCGGGCTTCTACGACGGACTGCGCGAGCAGTTCCAGCGCATGGAGGTCGAGGGCTTCCTGCCGCTCCCGCTGAGCGACCTGGTGTTCTTCGCGAAGGACGGGGCGGGCGCCCTGGCCTACCTGGAGGAGTCGCCCGGCCTGCGGTGATGTGCCGGCGCCCGGCGGACGGGTGCGACGATGGGGGCATGTCCACTCACCTCATCACCGGCGCCGGTTCCGGCATCGGCGCAGCAGTCGCCCGCCGTCTCCTGGAGCGCGGGGACGATCTCCTGCTCCTGGCCCGGGACGCGGGCCGCGCCAAGGAGCTCGCCGCGCTGTACCCCGGCGCCCGCACGATCGTCGGCGACCTCTCCAACCCGGACCGGCTCTCCTGGGCGTTCGCCCAGCAGCCGATGCCGGAGCGGCTCGACTCGCTGCTGCACATCGCGGGCGTCGTCGAGCTCGGCCGGGTCGGCGAGCTCACGCCCAAGGCCTGGCACGTCCAGCTCAACGCCAACCTGGTCGCCCCCGCCGAGCTGACCCGGCTCTTCCTGCCCCAACTGCGCGTCGCCCAGGGCCACGTCCTCTTCGTCAACTCCGGCGCCGGGCTCGCCGCCCACGCCGCGTGGAGCGCCTACGCGGCGAGTAAGCACGGACTGAAGGCGCTGGCCGACTCCCTGCGCCACGAGGAGCACGGCAACGGGGTCCGGGTGACCTCCGTCTACCCCGGGCGCACCGCCAGCCCCATGCAGGCCAAGGTCCACCAGCAGGAGGGCAAGGAGTACGACGCCGAGCGCTGGATCGACCCGGAATCGGTCGCCACCACGATCCTGATGGCGATCGACCTGCCGCGCGACGCCGAGGTCAACGACCTCACGGTGCGCCCCGGCCGCTGACGGCACGGGCGGGGAACCGCCGTAGGCTTCCCGCGTGAGCGAGAAGAGCAAGTTCAGCGGGTGCCCGGCCACCGGAGTCGGTTCGATGCCCGGAGGAGACGCGCGGGAGGCGGCGAAGACCGTCACCGGCTCCTTCGGGGACGGCCAGGGCGTGCCGTATCTGGCGGAACTGCCCGCGCGCGGTCCTGGTGCGGACATGATCGGGCGGACCATCGGGCTGCTCGTCGAGATGTACGGACACGTCGAGCCGAGCGGTTGGCGGATCAGCGACCGGCCGGGGCGCGACACCCGCCGGGCTCGCTCCTGGCTCGGCGAGGACCTCGACGCGCTGGAGGAGTTCACCCAGGGGTACGAGGGGCCGCTCAAGGTGCAGGCCGTCGGGCCCTGGACGCTGGCCGCCGCACTGGAGCGCCGGGGTGGCGAGGCGGTGCTCGGTGACCCGGGCGCCTGCCGCGATCTGGCGGACTCGCTCGCGGAAGGGCTGCGCAACCACCTCGCCGAGGTACGGCGGCGGATGCCCGGCGCCCGGGTGATCCTCCAGCTCGACGAACCGTCCCTGACCGGGGTCCTGCTCGGGCGGGTCAGGACGGCGAGCGGCTACCGCACCTATCGGGCGGTGG
It contains:
- the mnmA gene encoding tRNA 2-thiouridine(34) synthase MnmA, whose protein sequence is MTQTSQRPLRVLAAMSGGVDSAVAAARAAEAGHDVTGVHLALSANPQSFRTGARGCCTIEDSRDARRAADVIGIPFYVWDLAERFREDVVEDFVAEYEAGRTPNPCLRCNEKIKFAALLDKALALGFDAVCTGHYATVVLGDDGNRELHRASDMAKDQSYVLGVLDERQLAHAMFPLGDTLTTKDEIRAEAERRNLAVAKKPDSHDICFIADGDTQGFLAGRLGGTAEGDILDESGTKLGTHEGAFGFTIGQRKGLRIGHPAADGKPRYVLDISPVNNTVTVGPVEALDVTALTAIRPRWCGTPPAGPGAYTAQLRAHGGETEVTAELLDGTLHVAFAEPVRGVAPGQAVVLYDGTRVVGSATIATTVRSTEAAVS
- a CDS encoding IS3 family transposase; translated protein: MREIHATSRGASGVPRVHAELRRTGRPVNRKKYQRNMRERDLRGVTGRKRRNLTEADSKAAPSPRRDRTRLHRR
- a CDS encoding M4 family metallopeptidase produces the protein MRVAALVASAAMVVVGVQSGPASAQPDAARDSGATAVAFTPSQRAEAIKDAQADTTSEAKSLALGSQEKLVVRDVIKDTDGTVHTRYERTYAGLPVLGGDLVVHETAAGKSTVTKAVSARISVATTDAEVTATVAKSTALKAASAEKTAKAAAEDAPRKVIWAASGTPVLAWETVVRGVQPDGTPSELHVVTDAATGKELFKDEAIETGTGTGTYSGSVTLGTTKSGTTYNLTDGTRGSHKTYDLNQGTSGTGTLFTDADDIWSGGRQSAAVDVHYGAAVTWDFYKNVVGRNGIKNNGVASYSRAHYGNNYVNAFWSDSCFCMTYGDGSGNTHPLTSLDVAAHEMSHGLTAATAKLNYSGESGGLNEATSDIFGAAVEFYANNPSDPGDYLIGEKININGNGTPLRYMDKPSKDGGSKDYWSSTLGNLDVHYSSGPANHFFYLLSEGSGAKTINGVSYNSPTYSGSAVTGIGRDKAIQIWYKALTTYMTSTTNYAKARTATLSAAGALYGTSSAEYKAVGAAWTAINVA
- a CDS encoding alpha/beta fold hydrolase; amino-acid sequence: MDKTLSRDGTLIAYRCRGEGPPVILVGGALGTAATEAPLARLLAPRFQVVTYDRRGRGASGDSAPYAVEREIEDLAAVAAAVGGRPSVFGVGAGGALALEAQAAGLPVDLLAVCEPPYTSCITGLRSKADGTARLHRLLSAGNRDGAVELFLSVTGVPDDLIARMRSAPLWRSLESVAHTLAYDDALLGDGTVPVERFASVTARTLVVSGGFSPASSRAATRLLADTLPRGRHRTLTGQTREPAPQVIAPVLAEFFTRNVYVGQAT
- a CDS encoding DUF427 domain-containing protein translates to MTATRGHHITVEPGTEHVRVVRDGLLLAESRRPLVLRETGCPVRYYLPPEDVRTELLTASDTRTHCPFKGDASYWSRPDAADLVWAYPEPKPEVAAIRDHFCFYDAEAVPS
- a CDS encoding TIGR00730 family Rossman fold protein, with the protein product MKICVFLSAADLDERYTGPAREFAELLGRGGHTLVWGGSESGLMKVVADGVQESGGKLVGVSVDFLAAKARTNADEMVIARDLAERKALLLEKADAVVIMVGGTGTLDEATEILELKKHGRHTKPVVLLNTAGFYDGLREQFQRMEVEGFLPLPLSDLVFFAKDGAGALAYLEESPGLR
- a CDS encoding SDR family oxidoreductase, producing MSTHLITGAGSGIGAAVARRLLERGDDLLLLARDAGRAKELAALYPGARTIVGDLSNPDRLSWAFAQQPMPERLDSLLHIAGVVELGRVGELTPKAWHVQLNANLVAPAELTRLFLPQLRVAQGHVLFVNSGAGLAAHAAWSAYAASKHGLKALADSLRHEEHGNGVRVTSVYPGRTASPMQAKVHQQEGKEYDAERWIDPESVATTILMAIDLPRDAEVNDLTVRPGR
- a CDS encoding methionine synthase; the encoded protein is MSEKSKFSGCPATGVGSMPGGDAREAAKTVTGSFGDGQGVPYLAELPARGPGADMIGRTIGLLVEMYGHVEPSGWRISDRPGRDTRRARSWLGEDLDALEEFTQGYEGPLKVQAVGPWTLAAALERRGGEAVLGDPGACRDLADSLAEGLRNHLAEVRRRMPGARVILQLDEPSLTGVLLGRVRTASGYRTYRAVDRQLVESTLRDVLGATGEGAAVVHTCAPEVPFALLRRAGADGISFDFSLLTEREEEAIGEAVEGGTQLFLGVVPGTDPASGGLSDPGGSVMGVRTLWRRLGLNPGTLTESVVITPSCGLAGASPAYARAVLAHCARAARSLADNPE